The following are encoded in a window of Mycobacterium vicinigordonae genomic DNA:
- a CDS encoding TetR/AcrR family transcriptional regulator — protein sequence MARREFVERGFHAVSIRDIAKEAGLSLSVLYHYYASKQELLYGVLNEAIDSFHKILERHSADSTTDPVQHFLVLVDSMVEYRAKLRVDSLLFIREIRNLEPDYARRLSTRQADVVGLFDAAIAAGLAAGVFHTPYPDDARRTLIAALNAIPEWYRPSGTIGIDELTKRYRRLALALMEYGTDGDGGAGV from the coding sequence GTGGCACGTCGCGAATTCGTCGAACGGGGCTTCCACGCCGTATCGATCCGCGACATCGCCAAAGAGGCCGGTTTGAGCCTGTCGGTGCTATACCACTACTACGCCAGCAAGCAGGAACTGCTCTACGGCGTGCTGAACGAGGCGATCGACAGTTTCCACAAGATCCTTGAGCGGCACTCGGCCGATTCGACCACCGACCCGGTGCAGCATTTCTTGGTGCTGGTGGACAGCATGGTTGAATACCGCGCCAAGCTGCGCGTCGACAGCCTGCTTTTCATCCGCGAGATACGCAACCTCGAACCCGACTACGCTCGGCGCCTCTCGACCCGGCAGGCCGATGTGGTGGGCCTGTTCGACGCTGCCATCGCTGCCGGCCTGGCGGCAGGTGTCTTTCATACTCCATATCCCGACGACGCTCGCCGCACGCTGATCGCCGCGCTCAACGCAATCCCGGAGTGGTACCGTCCCTCGGGCACGATCGGCATCGATGAGCTGACCAAACGGTACCGTCGGCTGGCACTGGCATTGATGGAATACGGCACCGACGGCGATGGCGGGGCCGGGGTCTGA
- a CDS encoding enoyl-CoA hydratase has translation MVSEDTLLRQRQGAQLRLVLNRPATLNSVDAATLSALTAAVEEAGNDPQVRVVVLTGNGRAFCSGADVATRDQSGADGGTLAAANRAVQAIRTSDKPVVAAVNGLAAGVGASLALACDVVVAQESAYFLLAFTNIGLMPDGGATAVIPAAIGRARALRMALMAERVSATVAEQWGLIGMAVEEAKFTEVVEAVAAKLAAGPPLAIAETKRAINEFTLERFDAALDCETTGQRMLMNTEDFREGIRAFRQKRRPAFNGR, from the coding sequence GTGGTAAGTGAGGACACTTTGCTGCGCCAGCGACAGGGCGCACAGCTGCGCCTAGTCCTGAACCGTCCGGCCACCTTGAACTCTGTGGACGCAGCAACGCTCAGCGCGTTGACGGCCGCGGTCGAAGAAGCCGGCAACGACCCGCAGGTTCGCGTTGTCGTCCTCACCGGCAACGGTCGCGCCTTTTGCTCGGGAGCCGATGTTGCGACCCGGGACCAGAGTGGCGCCGACGGGGGCACGCTAGCCGCCGCAAATCGGGCGGTTCAGGCGATCCGAACATCGGACAAACCTGTCGTGGCGGCGGTCAACGGGCTGGCGGCCGGGGTAGGTGCATCCCTCGCTCTTGCCTGCGATGTGGTTGTCGCTCAGGAGTCTGCTTACTTCTTGCTCGCATTCACCAACATCGGACTGATGCCAGACGGCGGCGCTACCGCGGTGATACCCGCCGCTATCGGGCGGGCGCGGGCGTTGCGGATGGCGCTGATGGCTGAGCGTGTCTCGGCCACAGTGGCCGAGCAATGGGGTTTGATCGGGATGGCCGTCGAGGAGGCGAAGTTCACCGAGGTCGTCGAGGCGGTGGCAGCCAAGTTGGCCGCGGGGCCGCCATTGGCCATTGCCGAGACCAAACGTGCCATCAACGAGTTCACGCTGGAGCGATTTGATGCCGCGCTAGATTGTGAAACCACCGGGCAGAGAATGCTCATGAACACCGAGGATTTTCGTGAGGGGATTCGGGCTTTTCGCCAGAAAAGGCGTCCGGCGTTCAATGGCCGCTAG
- a CDS encoding NAD(P)H-binding protein: protein MTHCLVTGATGYIGARLVPQLLEKGHAVRALARNPDKLAHVPWRSRAEVAEGDLADLDSLIAAFEDIDVVYYLVHSMGGSKDFAAAEAQSVRNVVTAARRAGIRRVVYLGGLHPPNGRLSPHLESRKAVGKQLIDSGIETVVLQAGVVIGSGSASFEMIRHLTDRLPVMTTPKWVHNRIQPIAVSDALYYLAAAATAPVPESRTWDIGGPDVLEYGDMMRIYAQVAGLHRRRLIVLPFLTPTIASLWVGTVTPIPPKLARPLIESLECDAVMRNSDIDDIVDPPLGGLTGYRRAVELALARASRGEAGADWDSPPPEALPSDPQWAGEIVYTDVRTATTAAAPDDVWRAAEHAVTDCGWQVVQREPGRLLRLRGTERSPGCMWLELAVLPKVGGGTTYTQRATFLPSGMPGRMYWFAAWPARVAALRALTHQVVRARITEAVQAP from the coding sequence ATGACTCACTGCTTGGTCACCGGTGCCACCGGGTACATCGGCGCGCGACTGGTGCCGCAATTGCTGGAAAAGGGTCACGCGGTGCGTGCGCTGGCACGCAACCCGGACAAACTCGCGCACGTGCCGTGGCGCTCTCGGGCAGAGGTCGCCGAAGGAGACCTCGCGGATCTCGATTCGCTGATCGCGGCGTTCGAGGACATCGACGTCGTCTACTACCTGGTGCACTCGATGGGCGGGTCCAAAGATTTCGCCGCCGCCGAGGCCCAGTCCGTGCGCAATGTAGTGACGGCCGCTCGGCGCGCCGGGATCCGCCGGGTGGTTTATCTGGGTGGCCTGCATCCCCCCAACGGCCGGCTCTCGCCCCATCTGGAATCTCGCAAGGCGGTGGGCAAGCAACTGATCGATTCCGGCATCGAAACGGTGGTGCTGCAGGCCGGTGTGGTGATCGGGTCCGGATCGGCGTCGTTTGAGATGATCCGTCACCTCACCGACCGGCTGCCGGTGATGACGACGCCGAAGTGGGTGCACAACCGAATCCAGCCGATCGCGGTCAGCGACGCGCTGTACTACCTGGCCGCGGCCGCGACCGCGCCGGTGCCGGAATCCCGGACCTGGGACATCGGCGGCCCCGATGTGTTGGAGTACGGCGACATGATGCGGATCTACGCCCAAGTCGCCGGATTGCACCGACGCCGCCTGATCGTGTTGCCCTTCCTGACGCCGACCATCGCCAGCCTATGGGTCGGCACGGTCACCCCCATCCCGCCCAAGCTGGCGCGGCCGCTTATCGAATCACTGGAATGCGATGCGGTAATGCGCAATTCGGACATCGACGACATTGTCGACCCGCCGCTGGGCGGGCTGACCGGCTACCGACGTGCCGTCGAGCTCGCGTTGGCTCGCGCGTCGCGCGGTGAGGCCGGAGCGGACTGGGACTCGCCGCCCCCCGAAGCATTGCCCAGCGATCCGCAGTGGGCCGGCGAGATCGTCTACACCGATGTCCGGACGGCCACGACCGCCGCCGCGCCCGACGACGTGTGGCGCGCAGCCGAGCATGCCGTCACCGACTGTGGTTGGCAGGTGGTGCAGCGGGAACCTGGCCGGCTGCTGCGGCTGCGTGGTACCGAGCGCTCCCCGGGTTGCATGTGGCTGGAACTGGCGGTGCTGCCAAAGGTCGGCGGCGGAACGACCTACACCCAGCGGGCGACCTTCCTGCCCAGCGGCATGCCGGGCCGGATGTACTGGTTCGCGGCGTGGCCGGCACGCGTTGCGGCATTACGAGCGCTGACGCACCAAGTCGTCAGAGCCCGAATAACGGAGGCAGTGCAAGCACCATGA
- a CDS encoding CPBP family intramembrane glutamic endopeptidase, producing MTDTASPHRVSAVQEFRRAITNVAVPHHEPPALVLRRRIIVAITLVLGAVTLGFTLRTSPGQTSFYWLTLLLAAVWAGGSWISGPLHLGGICWRGRNQRPVITGTSIGLLLGGAFLLGGLLAREIPPVANLITRVLVLSHQGSFLLVVLMTVITGVAEEMFFRGALFTALGRRFPVVISTLLYVVATMASGNPMLGFAAIILGMVCALERRATGGVLAPMLTHFFWGLIMVLALPPLFGL from the coding sequence ATGACTGATACCGCCAGCCCGCACCGTGTCAGCGCGGTACAAGAGTTTCGCCGCGCGATCACCAATGTCGCTGTGCCCCATCATGAACCGCCCGCACTTGTACTGCGGCGGCGCATCATCGTCGCCATCACGCTGGTGCTCGGCGCGGTCACGCTGGGCTTCACGTTGCGCACTTCACCCGGCCAGACAAGCTTCTACTGGTTGACGTTGTTGCTGGCGGCGGTGTGGGCCGGGGGTTCATGGATATCCGGACCGCTGCACCTGGGCGGCATCTGCTGGCGTGGACGCAACCAGCGTCCGGTCATCACCGGGACCAGCATCGGGCTGTTGCTTGGCGGCGCCTTCTTGCTGGGCGGACTGCTCGCCCGCGAGATACCGCCGGTGGCCAACCTGATAACCCGGGTCCTGGTACTGAGCCATCAGGGTTCGTTCCTGCTCGTAGTGCTGATGACGGTGATCACCGGAGTGGCTGAAGAGATGTTCTTCCGCGGTGCACTTTTCACCGCGCTGGGCCGGCGGTTCCCCGTGGTGATCTCCACGCTGCTGTACGTGGTAGCGACGATGGCCAGCGGAAACCCGATGCTGGGCTTTGCGGCGATCATCTTGGGCATGGTGTGCGCACTGGAACGCCGAGCCACCGGTGGGGTGTTGGCGCCGATGCTGACCCACTTCTTCTGGGGCCTGATCATGGTGCTTGCACTGCCTCCGTTATTCGGGCTCTGA
- a CDS encoding SDR family NAD(P)-dependent oxidoreductase, which produces MRILVTGATGYVGSRLITALLAEGHEVLAATRNPARLKHFGWSHEVVPVQLDASDRKQAHAALAASTEAFGPIDVVYYLIHGIGQDGFRDTDNASAANVAGAARKAGVSRIVYLGGFVPDDDALSEHLTSRAEVAQALSVQGGPDLVWLGAALIIGAGSTSFEMLRYVGDRFPVMPMPGWMHNDLDPISIRDVLHYLIAAADADQVPAGAYDISGPETTSYRELLKKYARISGRWHAAWRVPHIDTSVASLFTALALPVPSGLASDLVESLDHPMRASGSGLTELVPDPPGGRLGPDEAIALALSGHTNEPPRPVNALSDPHHLADTDPAWAGGDALRIRRWAGTVTPPIVRPTLRLVNIVPGPVAGALRTSLDILLALTPKVRFA; this is translated from the coding sequence ATGCGGATTCTGGTGACAGGTGCCACCGGATATGTGGGCTCGCGGCTGATCACCGCGCTGTTGGCCGAGGGCCATGAGGTGTTGGCGGCTACCCGAAACCCGGCTCGGCTCAAGCATTTCGGTTGGTCCCACGAGGTAGTGCCGGTGCAACTGGATGCGTCGGACCGGAAGCAGGCTCACGCAGCGCTGGCCGCAAGTACTGAAGCTTTCGGCCCGATCGACGTGGTGTACTACCTGATCCACGGGATCGGCCAGGACGGCTTCCGCGACACCGACAACGCTTCTGCCGCCAACGTCGCTGGCGCCGCCCGCAAGGCCGGGGTGTCGCGGATCGTTTACCTGGGCGGCTTCGTGCCCGACGACGACGCCCTGTCCGAGCACCTGACCAGTCGCGCCGAGGTTGCCCAGGCGCTTAGCGTGCAGGGCGGGCCGGACCTGGTGTGGCTGGGCGCGGCACTGATCATCGGTGCGGGGTCGACGTCCTTCGAGATGCTGCGCTACGTCGGCGACCGTTTCCCGGTGATGCCAATGCCGGGCTGGATGCACAACGACTTGGACCCGATCTCGATCCGCGATGTGTTGCACTACCTGATTGCGGCGGCCGACGCGGACCAGGTGCCGGCCGGGGCCTACGACATCAGCGGCCCGGAGACCACGTCCTATCGCGAGCTGCTCAAGAAATACGCCCGCATCTCGGGACGCTGGCACGCTGCCTGGCGGGTGCCGCACATCGACACGTCGGTCGCCTCGCTGTTCACCGCCCTGGCACTGCCCGTGCCGAGCGGTCTGGCCAGTGACCTGGTGGAGTCGCTGGATCACCCGATGCGCGCCTCGGGTAGCGGTTTGACCGAACTGGTCCCCGACCCGCCCGGTGGCCGGCTTGGACCCGACGAGGCGATCGCGCTGGCGCTGTCCGGTCACACCAACGAACCGCCTCGTCCCGTCAACGCGCTGTCCGACCCGCACCATCTCGCCGACACCGACCCCGCGTGGGCGGGCGGCGACGCGCTGCGCATCCGTCGCTGGGCCGGGACGGTGACACCGCCGATCGTGCGGCCTACGCTGCGTCTGGTTAACATCGTTCCCGGCCCGGTGGCCGGTGCGCTGCGCACCAGCTTGGACATTCTGCTCGCCCTGACCCCGAAGGTCCGCTTTGCATGA
- a CDS encoding type III polyketide synthase has product MTTHPGGDPSHSGGDPSVAAVSVKFPRHRYSQEEAVAALTQFAGPQFRRFAASTGVRSRHTALALERYSQLSGFTEANDAFVEVALDLAEQALLEALEKCGLDPSDVDVVFSTTVTGLAVPTLEARLAGRVGLRQDVKRVPLFGLGCVAGAAGIARMHDYLCAFPNQVGVLLAVELCSLTIQREDSSVANLVASSLFGDGAAAVIGIGAARAASGPKVLATRSRLYPDTEDVMGWNIGSDGFRIVLSADVATVAEKYLGEDVRNFLADHRLTPDDVSTWVCHPGGPRVIEAVESTLGLSPHALDCTRKSLHDNGNLSSVSVLDVLAANIVAPPPPGSIGLMVAMGPAFCSELVLLEW; this is encoded by the coding sequence ATGACTACACACCCTGGCGGAGACCCGTCACACTCTGGCGGAGATCCGTCCGTGGCCGCGGTCTCCGTGAAATTTCCGCGACACCGCTACAGCCAAGAGGAGGCCGTTGCCGCACTCACCCAATTCGCCGGCCCGCAGTTTCGTCGGTTCGCTGCAAGCACCGGCGTCCGATCTCGGCACACCGCGCTGGCGCTGGAACGCTATTCGCAATTGTCTGGGTTCACCGAGGCCAACGACGCGTTCGTCGAGGTCGCTCTCGATCTGGCCGAGCAGGCGCTGCTGGAGGCGTTGGAAAAGTGCGGACTCGATCCGTCGGATGTTGATGTCGTGTTCTCCACCACGGTGACCGGTCTGGCAGTGCCGACTCTCGAGGCGCGCCTGGCCGGCCGGGTGGGGTTGCGTCAGGACGTCAAACGGGTCCCGCTATTCGGCTTGGGGTGTGTCGCGGGCGCGGCTGGGATCGCGCGGATGCACGACTACCTGTGTGCTTTTCCCAACCAGGTCGGGGTCTTGCTGGCTGTCGAGTTATGTTCGCTGACCATTCAGCGCGAAGATAGCTCGGTGGCCAATCTGGTGGCATCCAGCCTGTTCGGGGACGGCGCGGCTGCCGTCATCGGCATCGGCGCGGCGCGGGCGGCGTCGGGACCGAAAGTGCTGGCCACCCGCAGTCGGCTCTACCCCGACACCGAGGACGTGATGGGCTGGAACATCGGTAGCGATGGCTTCCGGATCGTCCTGTCGGCCGATGTCGCCACCGTGGCCGAGAAGTACCTCGGGGAAGATGTCCGCAATTTCCTGGCGGATCACCGATTGACGCCCGACGACGTGTCCACCTGGGTGTGCCACCCGGGTGGGCCGCGGGTGATCGAGGCTGTCGAAAGCACGCTCGGGCTGTCCCCCCACGCGCTGGACTGCACCCGGAAGTCCCTGCACGACAACGGTAATCTGTCTTCCGTTTCGGTATTGGACGTGCTCGCGGCCAATATCGTCGCACCCCCACCGCCCGGTTCGATCGGCCTGATGGTCGCGATGGGTCCGGCGTTCTGCTCGGAGTTGGTGCTTTTAGAGTGGTGA
- a CDS encoding isoprenylcysteine carboxyl methyltransferase family protein, which produces MYYYLLILAVALERLAELVVSKRNATWSFAQGAKEFGQRHYLVMVALHTALLVGCLVEPWALHRPFIGWLGWPMAVVVALCQGLRWWCINSLGKRWNTRVIVLPHAQLVKRGPYRFMHHPNYVAVVVEGVALPLVHTAWITALVFTVANAALLTVRLRVENSVLGYS; this is translated from the coding sequence ATGTATTACTACCTGCTGATCTTGGCGGTCGCGCTAGAGCGACTGGCCGAACTGGTGGTGTCCAAGCGCAACGCCACATGGTCTTTCGCACAGGGCGCCAAGGAGTTTGGCCAGCGCCACTATCTGGTGATGGTGGCCCTGCACACCGCCCTGCTAGTCGGCTGCCTGGTCGAGCCGTGGGCGTTGCACCGGCCTTTCATCGGGTGGCTCGGCTGGCCGATGGCGGTCGTTGTGGCGCTGTGTCAGGGTCTGCGCTGGTGGTGCATCAATTCGTTGGGCAAGCGGTGGAACACCCGCGTCATCGTGCTGCCGCACGCGCAATTGGTCAAACGTGGCCCCTACCGGTTCATGCACCACCCGAACTATGTTGCGGTGGTCGTCGAAGGCGTCGCCCTGCCACTGGTGCACACGGCGTGGATCACTGCGCTGGTGTTCACCGTGGCTAATGCCGCCCTGCTGACAGTGCGGCTGCGGGTGGAGAACTCGGTGCTGGGCTACTCGTGA
- a CDS encoding NAD(P)/FAD-dependent oxidoreductase — translation MTHHDTFDTDLLVVGGGPGGLATALHARAQGLSVIVAEPRQDPIDKACGEGLMPGGLAELNTLGVDPAGRPFRGIAYISEHHRAEALFRTGPGRGVRRTTLHATLSARAKELGAEWIRAKVSTVEQDTHGVRAAGVRARWLVGADGLHSTVRRAAGIKATAGNPRRHGLRWHYRIPAWSEFVEVHWSRWGEAYVTPVEPDLVGVAILSAHRPEFDWFPTLSRHLRGAERGPARGCGPLRQVVSRRVAGRVLLVGDAAGYEDALTGEGVSLAVKQAGAAVLAIADDNPQSYERAWHRVTRDYRLLTRGLVLASTPRPARRALVPACALLPALFGWTVNVLAS, via the coding sequence GTGACGCACCACGACACCTTCGACACCGACCTGCTGGTGGTCGGTGGCGGGCCCGGCGGCCTGGCGACCGCGTTACACGCACGTGCCCAAGGGCTTTCAGTAATTGTGGCCGAGCCCCGACAGGATCCGATCGACAAGGCCTGCGGTGAGGGCCTGATGCCGGGCGGGCTGGCCGAACTCAACACACTGGGCGTCGACCCCGCGGGCAGGCCTTTTCGGGGCATCGCCTACATCAGCGAGCACCACCGCGCCGAGGCGTTGTTTCGCACCGGGCCGGGACGCGGGGTACGGCGCACCACCCTGCACGCGACACTGTCAGCCCGCGCCAAAGAGCTAGGCGCCGAGTGGATCCGGGCCAAGGTGAGCACTGTCGAACAGGACACGCACGGAGTGCGCGCGGCTGGGGTGCGGGCGCGGTGGTTGGTGGGAGCCGACGGTCTGCATTCCACGGTGCGGCGGGCCGCCGGAATCAAGGCCACCGCGGGTAATCCTCGGCGCCACGGCCTGCGCTGGCATTACCGGATACCGGCGTGGTCGGAGTTTGTTGAGGTGCACTGGTCGCGGTGGGGTGAGGCGTACGTGACGCCCGTGGAACCCGATCTGGTCGGGGTGGCCATCCTGTCTGCGCACCGGCCCGAATTCGATTGGTTCCCAACGCTCTCACGCCACCTTCGCGGTGCCGAGCGCGGACCGGCTCGCGGTTGCGGTCCGTTGCGGCAAGTGGTGTCGCGCAGGGTCGCCGGTCGGGTGCTGCTGGTCGGCGACGCCGCCGGCTACGAAGACGCGCTGACCGGCGAGGGTGTCAGCCTGGCCGTCAAGCAGGCCGGGGCGGCGGTGCTCGCTATCGCCGACGACAACCCGCAGTCCTACGAGCGCGCGTGGCACCGCGTCACCCGCGACTACCGGCTGCTCACCCGCGGCCTGGTGTTGGCCAGCACACCGCGACCGGCCCGCCGCGCGCTGGTGCCCGCGTGCGCGCTGCTGCCCGCGCTGTTCGGTTGGACCGTCAACGTTTTGGCTTCGTAA
- a CDS encoding enoyl-CoA hydratase-related protein produces MIITINRPEARNAINGAVSIAVGDALEEAQHDPEVRAVVITGAGDKSFCAGADLKAIARRENLYHPDHPEYGFAGYVHHFIDKPTIAAVNGTALGGGTELALASDLVVADERAQFGLPEVKRGLIAAAGGVFRIMEQLPRKVAMQLLMTGEPLSAADAHRWGLINEVVKGPVLDAALELADRVTCNAPLSVQASKRIAYGVDDGVVTGDEPGWDRTVREMKTLIRTEDAREGPLAFAEKREPVWKAR; encoded by the coding sequence ATGATCATCACGATCAACCGGCCCGAGGCGCGTAACGCGATCAACGGTGCGGTCAGCATTGCCGTCGGCGATGCGCTCGAGGAGGCGCAGCACGATCCCGAGGTACGGGCGGTGGTGATCACCGGCGCAGGCGACAAGTCGTTCTGCGCCGGTGCGGATCTCAAGGCCATCGCCCGTAGGGAGAACCTGTATCACCCGGATCATCCTGAGTACGGCTTCGCCGGGTACGTGCACCACTTCATCGACAAGCCCACCATCGCCGCGGTCAACGGCACCGCGCTGGGCGGTGGTACCGAACTGGCGTTGGCCAGCGACCTGGTGGTCGCCGATGAACGCGCCCAGTTCGGGCTGCCGGAGGTCAAGCGCGGTTTGATTGCCGCGGCCGGTGGTGTGTTCCGGATCATGGAGCAGTTGCCGCGCAAGGTGGCGATGCAACTGTTGATGACCGGTGAACCGCTATCGGCGGCTGACGCGCACCGCTGGGGACTGATCAACGAGGTGGTCAAGGGCCCGGTGCTGGATGCCGCACTGGAGCTGGCCGACCGGGTGACCTGCAACGCTCCGCTGTCGGTGCAGGCCAGCAAGCGCATCGCCTACGGCGTGGACGATGGCGTCGTCACCGGTGACGAGCCGGGCTGGGACCGCACGGTGCGGGAGATGAAGACGCTGATCCGCACCGAGGACGCCCGGGAGGGCCCGCTGGCATTCGCCGAGAAACGTGAGCCGGTCTGGAAGGCCCGCTGA
- a CDS encoding thiolase family protein, which yields MAEAVIVEAVRSPIGKRNGGLSGVHPAELSAQVLNGLVNRAGLDPELVEDVIWGCVMQAGEQALDIGRTALLTAGWPETVPGVTVDRQCGSSQQSVHFAAAGVVAGHYDVVVAGGVESMSRTPMGASLANGGRPFPEGFLSRYKGQIPNQGIGAEMIAEQWGFSRTDLDQFSLDSHEKAAAAQDSGAFDDQIVGIKDQDGNVVLKDEGIRRGTPMEKMASLKPAFKEDGVIHAGNSSQISDGSAALLFMSAEKAKELGMKPIARVHTATLAGADPVIMLTAPIPATQKALKRSGLSIGDIGAYEVNEAFAPVPLAWLKDIGADKNKLNPNGGAIALGHPLGGSGARIMTTLLYHMRDNGIRYGLQTMCEGGGQANATILELL from the coding sequence ATGGCTGAAGCAGTCATCGTCGAGGCAGTTCGTTCCCCGATCGGCAAGCGCAACGGGGGGTTGTCGGGTGTCCACCCGGCCGAGCTGTCCGCGCAGGTCCTCAATGGTTTGGTCAACAGAGCCGGCCTCGACCCCGAGCTGGTCGAAGACGTCATCTGGGGCTGTGTGATGCAAGCCGGCGAGCAGGCCCTCGACATCGGCCGCACTGCGCTGCTGACTGCGGGCTGGCCTGAGACGGTGCCCGGCGTGACCGTTGACCGTCAGTGTGGATCGAGCCAGCAGTCGGTGCATTTCGCCGCGGCCGGCGTGGTGGCCGGTCACTATGACGTCGTCGTTGCCGGTGGAGTCGAGTCGATGTCGCGTACGCCGATGGGCGCGTCACTAGCCAACGGCGGACGGCCCTTCCCGGAAGGTTTCCTCTCCCGCTACAAGGGCCAGATCCCCAACCAGGGCATCGGAGCCGAGATGATTGCCGAGCAGTGGGGCTTCTCTCGCACCGACCTCGACCAATTCTCCCTGGACTCGCACGAAAAGGCTGCTGCCGCACAAGATTCCGGTGCTTTCGATGACCAGATCGTGGGCATCAAGGATCAAGACGGCAACGTCGTTCTCAAGGACGAGGGCATTCGCCGCGGCACCCCGATGGAGAAAATGGCTTCGCTGAAGCCGGCTTTCAAGGAGGACGGCGTGATCCACGCCGGTAACTCCTCGCAGATTTCCGACGGCTCGGCGGCCCTGCTATTCATGTCCGCTGAGAAGGCCAAGGAGCTGGGTATGAAGCCAATCGCCAGGGTGCACACCGCAACTCTGGCCGGCGCCGACCCGGTGATCATGCTGACCGCTCCCATCCCGGCCACCCAGAAAGCGCTCAAGCGCTCCGGGTTGTCCATCGGCGACATCGGCGCCTACGAGGTGAACGAGGCTTTCGCGCCGGTTCCGCTGGCTTGGCTCAAGGACATCGGTGCCGACAAGAACAAGCTCAACCCCAACGGCGGCGCGATCGCGCTGGGTCACCCGCTCGGCGGCTCCGGCGCCCGGATCATGACTACGCTGCTATATCACATGCGGGACAACGGAATTCGCTACGGTCTGCAGACGATGTGTGAAGGTGGTGGGCAGGCCAACGCGACGATCCTCGAGCTTCTGTGA
- a CDS encoding aldehyde dehydrogenase family protein codes for MSETVKVRFEPKMMIDGKLVDGQAGTFTNINPATEESLGEVADASKEDMHRAIDAARRAFDETDWSTNKELRKRCLLQLHDAIEEEKEELREELILEVGSPRAITFGPQLDAPLADGLKYPARLIDEYAWETDLGDRVISLTGANTTIKVWREPVGVVGAIVPWNFPFEVTINKLGQALGSGNTVVLKPAPNTPFNATRLGRLIAEKTDIPAGVVNVVTASDHFVGEELTLSPKVDLISFTGSTVVGKRIMEKGAATMKRLFLELGGKSATIVLEDADFGLACAIGIAPCMHAGQGCANPTRMLLPRSRYEEGVAILKSIYENVTCGDPQDPGTLCGPVISKRQFDRVTEYIKKGVEEGATALVGGPGAETGFDKGYFIRPTLFTDVDNKMTIAQEEIFGPVLSVIPFDDEEDAIRIANDSVYGLAGNVMSGSLEHSLAVARRIKAGFIGVNGGAPYGADTPFGGYKESGVGRQNGVAGFDQYTEIKSVGYPAV; via the coding sequence ATGTCTGAAACTGTAAAGGTCCGTTTCGAGCCGAAGATGATGATCGACGGCAAGCTCGTCGACGGTCAGGCCGGTACCTTCACCAACATCAACCCGGCCACCGAGGAGTCCCTCGGTGAGGTCGCCGATGCGTCCAAGGAGGACATGCACCGGGCCATCGACGCCGCCCGGCGGGCCTTCGACGAGACCGACTGGTCGACCAACAAGGAGCTGCGTAAGCGCTGCCTGCTGCAGCTGCACGACGCGATCGAAGAGGAGAAGGAAGAGCTGCGCGAGGAGCTCATTCTCGAAGTCGGCTCGCCGCGCGCCATCACCTTCGGTCCGCAGCTGGACGCACCGCTGGCCGACGGACTCAAATACCCGGCCCGGCTGATCGATGAATACGCCTGGGAGACCGACCTCGGCGACCGGGTGATCAGTTTGACCGGAGCGAACACCACGATCAAAGTCTGGCGGGAGCCGGTAGGTGTGGTCGGCGCCATCGTGCCGTGGAACTTTCCGTTCGAAGTGACCATCAACAAACTCGGCCAGGCACTGGGGAGCGGCAACACCGTCGTCCTCAAACCGGCGCCCAACACCCCGTTCAACGCGACCCGGCTGGGTCGGCTGATCGCCGAGAAGACCGATATTCCGGCCGGCGTGGTCAATGTCGTCACCGCATCGGATCACTTTGTGGGCGAGGAACTTACGCTCTCGCCCAAGGTCGACCTGATCTCGTTCACCGGGTCGACGGTGGTGGGTAAGCGGATCATGGAGAAGGGCGCGGCCACCATGAAGCGGCTGTTCCTCGAGCTGGGCGGCAAGTCGGCCACCATCGTCCTGGAGGACGCCGACTTCGGGCTGGCCTGCGCGATCGGCATCGCCCCCTGCATGCACGCCGGACAGGGCTGCGCCAATCCCACCCGAATGCTGCTGCCGCGATCGCGATACGAGGAAGGCGTGGCGATCCTGAAGAGCATCTACGAGAACGTCACCTGCGGCGACCCGCAGGATCCTGGAACCCTTTGCGGCCCAGTGATTTCCAAGCGCCAGTTCGACCGGGTGACGGAATACATCAAGAAGGGCGTCGAGGAGGGTGCCACCGCGCTGGTCGGCGGACCCGGTGCCGAGACCGGCTTCGACAAGGGATACTTCATCCGCCCAACGCTGTTTACCGATGTCGACAACAAGATGACCATCGCCCAGGAAGAGATCTTCGGGCCGGTGCTATCGGTCATCCCGTTCGATGACGAGGAAGACGCGATCCGGATCGCCAACGACAGCGTGTACGGCCTGGCCGGCAACGTCATGTCAGGCTCACTGGAGCATTCGCTGGCGGTGGCCCGCCGAATCAAGGCCGGCTTCATCGGCGTCAACGGCGGCGCCCCCTATGGCGCCGACACTCCGTTCGGCGGCTACAAGGAGAGCGGCGTCGGCCGGCAGAACGGTGTCGCTGGCTTCGACCAGTACACCGAGATCAAGTCGGTGGGATACCCCGCCGTCTGA